A stretch of the Arvicanthis niloticus isolate mArvNil1 chromosome 17, mArvNil1.pat.X, whole genome shotgun sequence genome encodes the following:
- the Serpine2 gene encoding glia-derived nexin, whose product MNWHFPFFILTTVTFPSVYSQFNSLSLEELGSDTGIQVFNQLIKSRPHENIVISPHGIASILGMLQLGADGRTKKQLSTVMRYNVNGVGKVLKKINKAIVSKKNKDIVTVANAVFVRNGFKMEVPFAARNKEVFQCEVQNVNFQDPASACDSINFWVKNETRGMIDNLLSPNLIDSALTRLVLVNAVYFKGLWKSRFQPESTKKRTFVAGDGKSYQVPMLAQLSVFRSGSTSTPNGLWYNFIELPYHGESISMLIALPTESSTPLSAIIPHISTKTIDSWMNTMVPKRMQLVLPKFTAVAQTDLKEPLKALGITEMFEPSKANFAKITRSESLHVSHILQKAKIEVSEDGTKASAATTAILIARSSPPWFIVDRPFLFSIRHNPTGAILFLGQVNKP is encoded by the exons ATGAATTGGCATTTTCCCTTCTTCATCTTGACCACAGTGACTTTTCCCTCCGTGTACTCCCAGTTCAACTCTCTGTCGCTGGAGGAACTAGGCTCCGACACAGGGATCCAGGTTTTCAATCAGCTCATCAAGTCACGGCCTCATGAGAACATCGTCATCTCCCCACATGGGATCGCATCCATCTTGGGCATGCTGCAGCTGGGGGCTGACGGCAGGACTAAGAAGCAGCTCTCCACGGTGATGCGATACAATGTAAACG GAGTTGGTAAAGTGCTGAAGAAGATCAACAAGGCGATTGTCTCCAAAAAGAATAAAGACATTGTGACCGTGGCCAACGCTGTGTTTGTCAGGAATGGCTTTAAAATGGAAGTGCCTTTTGCAGCAAGGAACAAAGAGGTATTTCAGTGTGAAGTGCAGAATGTGAACTTCCAGGACCCAGCCTCTGCCTGTGACTCCATCAATTTTTGGGTCAAAAACGAGACCAGGG GCATGATTGACAACCTGCTTTCCCCAAATCTGATCGATAGTGCCCTTACCAGGCTGGTCCTCGTCAATGCAGTGTATTTCAAGGGTTTGTGGAAATCCCGGTTTCAACCAGAGAGCACAAAGAAACGGACATTCGTGGCAGGTGATGGGAAGTCCTACCAAGTACCCATGCTGGCCCAGCTCTCTGTGTTCCGCTCCG GGTCTACCAGCACCCCGAATGGCTTGTGGTACAACTTCATTGAGCTGCCCTACCATGGCGAAAGCATCAGCATGCTGATTGCCCTGCCAACAGAGAGCTCCACCCCACTGTCTGCCATCATCCCTCACATCAGTACCAAGACCATCGATAGCTGGATGAACACCATGGTACCCAAGAGGATGCAGCTGGTCCTACCCAA GTTCACAGCTGTGGCACAAACAGATCTGAAGGAGCCACTGAAAGCCCTTGGCATTACTGAGATGTTCGAGCCATCAAAGGCAAATTTTGCAAAAATAACAA GGTCAGAGAGCCTTCATGTCTCTCACATCTTGCAAAAAGCAAAAATTGAAGTCAGTGAAGATGGAACCAAAGCTTCGGCCGCAACAA cTGCAATCCTAATTGCAAGGTCATCGCCTCCCTGGTTTATAGTAGACAGGCCTTTCCTGTTTTCCATCCGACACAATCCCACAG GTGCCATCTTGTTCCTGGGGCAGGTGAACAAACCCTGA